In Isoptericola jiangsuensis, the following proteins share a genomic window:
- a CDS encoding class I SAM-dependent RNA methyltransferase codes for MPRPRRSTPRPRPADPHVGTEIELVVGPVAHGGHCVARHEGRVVFVRHALPGERVRARVTEGGNRYWRADAVEVHEASPDRVAPAWPQAGPGGVGGGELSHVALPAQRRWKADVLTEQLARLARLERDVTVEAVDGDDARHGLAYRTRVDLVADDAGRAGMRRFRSHDVVPLDAMPLATEDVAALADAEQVWTRTWRPGQRIELVAPAAGGRPLMLVDGVPWHRGRPDSRPTARRAVAEEVTLAGRTHRFRVAADGFWQVHRGAPALLGDAVLAGVGDVDGATVLDLYSGAGLFTVPLAHAVGESGRVIGVEGDARGVQDARRNVHDLPQVELHLGAVDQVLADGDAADGALGAADVVVLDPPRAGAGRTVVDAVAARGPQRVVYVACDPAALARDVGLLGKHGYALSALRAFDLFPHTHHVEAVAVLER; via the coding sequence GTGCCCCGCCCCCGCCGCTCCACCCCGCGCCCCCGCCCCGCCGACCCCCACGTCGGCACCGAGATCGAGCTCGTCGTCGGGCCCGTCGCCCACGGCGGCCACTGCGTCGCCCGTCACGAGGGCCGCGTCGTCTTCGTCCGGCACGCCCTGCCCGGCGAGCGCGTCCGCGCCCGCGTCACCGAGGGCGGGAACCGCTACTGGCGGGCCGACGCCGTCGAGGTCCACGAGGCGTCCCCCGACCGCGTCGCCCCCGCCTGGCCCCAGGCCGGCCCCGGCGGCGTCGGCGGCGGCGAGCTCTCCCACGTCGCCCTGCCCGCCCAGCGGCGATGGAAGGCCGACGTCCTGACCGAGCAGCTCGCCCGCCTCGCCCGCCTCGAGCGCGACGTCACCGTCGAGGCCGTCGACGGCGACGACGCCCGTCACGGCCTCGCCTACCGCACCCGCGTCGACCTCGTCGCCGACGACGCCGGCCGCGCCGGCATGCGGCGCTTCCGCTCCCACGACGTCGTGCCCCTCGACGCCATGCCGCTCGCCACCGAGGACGTCGCGGCGCTCGCGGACGCCGAGCAGGTCTGGACCCGCACGTGGCGTCCCGGCCAGCGGATCGAGCTCGTCGCGCCCGCCGCGGGCGGACGCCCCCTCATGCTGGTGGACGGCGTGCCGTGGCACCGCGGACGCCCGGACTCCCGCCCCACCGCCCGGCGCGCCGTCGCCGAGGAGGTGACGCTCGCGGGCCGCACCCACCGGTTCCGCGTCGCCGCCGACGGCTTCTGGCAGGTTCACCGCGGGGCCCCCGCCCTGCTGGGCGACGCCGTCCTCGCCGGTGTCGGCGACGTCGACGGCGCCACCGTGCTGGACCTGTACTCGGGCGCCGGCCTCTTCACCGTGCCGCTCGCCCACGCCGTGGGGGAGTCCGGCCGCGTCATCGGCGTCGAGGGCGACGCCCGCGGCGTCCAGGACGCCCGCCGCAACGTGCACGACCTGCCCCAGGTCGAGCTCCACCTCGGGGCCGTCGACCAGGTGCTCGCCGACGGCGACGCCGCCGACGGGGCGCTCGGCGCGGCGGACGTCGTCGTGCTCGACCCGCCGCGCGCGGGGGCCGGGCGCACCGTCGTCGACGCCGTCGCCGCCCGCGGCCCGCAGCGGGTCGTGTACGTCGCCTGCGACCCCGCCGCCCTCGCCCGTGACGTGGGCCTGCTCGGGAAGCACGGCTACGCGCTGTCGGCGCTGCGCGCGTTCGACCTGTTCCCGCACACCCACCACGTCGAGGCCGTCGCCGTCCTGGAGCGCTGA
- a CDS encoding APC family permease, with translation MSDIADAAKRLLVGRPLRSDSTRGAVLPKRAALPVFASDALSSMAYAPDEILLMLALAGVAATAVAPWVGLAVVVVLLVVVASYRQIVRAYPSGGGDYEVATTNLGPTAGIGVASALLLDYVLTVAVSLSAASQYLAVVVPAARGYEPWVAVFLILALTVVNLRGVREAAWVFVVVIYCFMGAVGILAVTGAVQHLSGSLAQAESASFDIVPAAGLEQGLIGVAGAFLVARAFASGAVALTGVESVTTAVPSFRKPRHRNAAITLALLGGISAVMLLTILFLAGATGIKFVEDPATQLTRDGLPVGDGYQQHPVLAQLAETVFGGAGLVAVVITGVTALVLLLAANTAFHGFPVLGSRLAKDGYLPRQLHTRGDRMAFSNGIVTLAVAAAVLVLAFGAEVTALIQLYIVGVFVSFTLSQLGMLRHWSRGLRKEPDPRARRQMRWSRVVNGAGFVLTAAVLLIVLVTKFTHGAWITLVAMGLLFVVMRGVHRHYARVRDELALDDVAGARALPSRVHAVVLVSRVHKPTMRALAYARASRPSTLEAVTVGVDPDEIRDLRERWEALDLPVALRVLDSPYREITRPVLQYVRSLRRESPRDLVVVYIPEYVVGHWWEHLLHNQSALRLKGRLLFTPGVVVASVPWQLSSAGSATLDPDRSGENGRRDG, from the coding sequence GTGTCGGACATCGCGGATGCAGCCAAGCGCCTGCTCGTCGGTCGGCCGCTGCGCAGCGACTCCACCCGCGGGGCGGTCCTGCCCAAGCGGGCGGCGCTGCCGGTGTTCGCCTCGGACGCCCTGTCGTCCATGGCGTACGCCCCGGACGAGATCCTGCTCATGCTCGCGCTCGCGGGCGTCGCCGCCACCGCGGTCGCCCCGTGGGTCGGTCTCGCGGTCGTCGTGGTGCTGCTCGTGGTGGTGGCGTCGTACCGGCAGATCGTGCGCGCCTACCCCTCCGGCGGCGGCGACTACGAGGTGGCGACCACCAACCTCGGGCCCACCGCGGGGATCGGGGTGGCGTCCGCGCTGCTCCTCGACTACGTCCTCACCGTCGCGGTGTCCCTGTCGGCCGCCTCCCAGTACCTGGCCGTCGTCGTGCCCGCCGCGCGCGGCTACGAGCCCTGGGTGGCGGTCTTCCTCATCCTCGCGCTCACCGTGGTCAACCTGCGCGGCGTCCGTGAGGCCGCCTGGGTGTTCGTCGTGGTCATCTACTGCTTCATGGGCGCCGTCGGGATCCTCGCGGTCACCGGAGCCGTGCAGCACCTGAGCGGCTCGCTGGCGCAGGCCGAGAGCGCGTCCTTCGACATCGTCCCCGCCGCGGGCCTCGAGCAGGGGTTGATCGGCGTCGCCGGGGCGTTCCTCGTGGCCCGCGCGTTCGCCTCCGGCGCGGTCGCCCTCACCGGCGTCGAGTCCGTCACCACCGCCGTGCCGTCGTTCCGCAAGCCCCGCCACCGCAACGCCGCCATCACGCTGGCGCTGCTCGGCGGCATCTCCGCCGTCATGCTCCTGACGATCCTGTTCCTGGCCGGGGCCACCGGCATCAAGTTCGTCGAGGACCCCGCCACCCAGCTCACCCGCGACGGCCTCCCCGTGGGCGACGGCTACCAGCAGCACCCCGTGCTCGCGCAGCTCGCCGAGACCGTGTTCGGCGGCGCCGGCCTCGTGGCGGTCGTCATCACCGGCGTCACCGCGCTCGTGCTGCTGCTCGCCGCCAACACCGCGTTCCACGGCTTCCCCGTGCTCGGCTCCCGGCTCGCCAAGGACGGCTACCTGCCCCGCCAGCTCCACACCCGCGGCGACCGCATGGCGTTCTCCAACGGCATCGTCACCCTCGCCGTCGCCGCCGCCGTGCTCGTCCTCGCGTTCGGCGCCGAGGTCACCGCCCTCATCCAGCTCTACATCGTCGGCGTGTTCGTCTCCTTCACGCTCTCCCAGCTCGGCATGCTGCGGCACTGGAGCCGCGGGCTGCGCAAGGAGCCCGACCCCCGCGCCCGCCGCCAGATGCGCTGGTCCCGGGTCGTCAACGGTGCAGGGTTCGTCCTCACCGCCGCCGTGCTCCTCATCGTCCTCGTCACGAAGTTCACGCACGGCGCCTGGATCACCCTCGTCGCCATGGGCCTGCTGTTCGTCGTCATGCGCGGCGTCCACCGCCACTACGCCCGCGTGCGCGACGAGCTCGCCCTCGACGACGTCGCCGGGGCCCGCGCCCTGCCCAGCCGCGTCCACGCCGTCGTCCTCGTCTCGCGCGTGCACAAGCCGACCATGCGCGCCCTCGCCTACGCCCGCGCGTCGCGCCCCTCCACGCTGGAGGCCGTCACCGTCGGCGTCGACCCCGACGAGATCCGCGACCTGCGCGAACGCTGGGAGGCGCTGGACCTGCCCGTCGCCCTGCGCGTCCTCGACTCGCCCTACCGCGAGATCACCCGGCCCGTCCTGCAGTACGTGCGGTCCCTGCGGCGCGAGTCCCCCCGCGACCTCGTCGTCGTCTACATCCCCGAGTACGTCGTGGGGCACTGGTGGGAGCACCTCCTGCACAACCAGTCCGCCCTGCGCCTCAAGGGCCGCCTGCTGTTCACCCCCGGCGTCGTCGTCGCCTCCGTGCCCTGGCAGCTGTCGTCGGCGGGCAGCGCGACCCTCGACCCCGACCGGTCCGGCGAGAACGGCCGCCGCGACGGGTGA
- a CDS encoding alpha/beta hydrolase, producing the protein MHGWQLRASRFGALVRALTAAGWRVESYDAPAHGASAGDRLTLLEHMAAMRAVEAACGPFDAVVGHSLGAFAAGTALHEGFSARHFVSLAAPTGFDSVVATYMRLVGLSPVLHERLCTRIAATTFPGHPDVRDRFDLLRHPVPDAVRTLFVQDTDDAMHGVAEAHALHAAHPGSERPAGHLRAGSQPRAGRRRHRARRRRAPRPRPRLTRSLNPSPSPPTVTGDARRRPAAPQEERRGVVCCRPSGDPEDQATSERSTYCRMPPLR; encoded by the coding sequence GTGCACGGCTGGCAGCTGCGCGCCTCCCGCTTCGGGGCCCTCGTGCGGGCCCTCACCGCGGCCGGGTGGCGGGTCGAGTCCTACGACGCCCCCGCGCACGGCGCGTCCGCCGGCGACCGGCTCACACTCCTGGAGCACATGGCCGCGATGCGCGCCGTCGAGGCAGCCTGCGGTCCGTTCGACGCCGTCGTCGGTCACTCGCTCGGGGCCTTCGCCGCCGGGACCGCCCTGCACGAGGGGTTCTCGGCGCGGCACTTCGTCTCCCTGGCCGCGCCCACCGGCTTCGACTCCGTCGTCGCGACCTACATGCGCCTCGTCGGCCTCTCCCCCGTCCTGCACGAACGTCTCTGCACGCGCATCGCCGCCACCACGTTCCCCGGCCACCCCGACGTCCGCGACCGGTTCGACCTGCTGCGCCACCCCGTGCCGGACGCGGTGCGCACCCTGTTCGTGCAGGACACCGACGACGCGATGCACGGCGTCGCCGAGGCGCACGCCCTGCACGCCGCGCACCCCGGCAGCGAGCGACCTGCGGGTCACCTCCGGGCTGGGTCACAACCGCGTGCTGGACGACGACGCCACCGTGCGCGCCGTCGTCGCGCACCTCGCCCCCGTCCACGCCTGACGAGGAGCCTCAACCCCTCACCCTCACCCCCCACCGTGACGGGGGACGCACGACGACGCCCCGCCGCTCCGCAAGAGGAGCGACGGGGCGTCGTGTGCTGTCGGCCGTCAGGCGATCCGGAGGATCAGGCGACGAGCGAACGGAGCACGTACTGCAGGATGCCGCCGTTGCGGTAG
- a CDS encoding GT-D fold domain-containing glycosyltransferase produces MGSFRLPGARVAGEALAELRRLREAAETQVTVSRRTARRVAELERQVADLTAQLSVRLDRIGADVAATRKDAESGRKELTTLRTAATASTMSEVLEFTAQRQMTLRETLELLARERTSFARFGDGELRMMVDPLYDLGFQKNSAEIRAALRETLAAEPVDGLLVGWPQTFRTAHNSGVWELVWQDVRRVVPEGRRFGNSHVSRPICFLELGDDAVRLWRDVWADEKVLVVTGRGSRFDLVPALFDDVAAVDHLWTVPRHAFEVLDELEAEIVARASDELVLLALGPAGTILASRLARAGVWAIDVGHLSNSYLNVVDGAPKPEKTPAVRRAARRS; encoded by the coding sequence ATGGGGTCGTTCAGGCTCCCTGGGGCACGGGTGGCGGGCGAGGCGCTGGCCGAGCTGCGACGGCTGCGGGAGGCGGCCGAGACGCAGGTCACGGTGTCCCGCCGGACGGCGCGCCGCGTCGCCGAGCTCGAGCGGCAGGTCGCCGACCTCACCGCGCAGCTCTCCGTCCGCCTGGACCGGATCGGGGCCGACGTCGCGGCCACCCGCAAGGACGCCGAGTCCGGCCGCAAGGAGCTCACCACGCTGCGCACCGCGGCCACGGCCTCGACCATGAGCGAGGTGCTGGAGTTCACCGCGCAGCGCCAGATGACGCTGCGCGAGACGCTGGAGCTCCTGGCGCGGGAGCGCACCAGCTTCGCCCGGTTCGGGGACGGCGAGCTCCGGATGATGGTCGACCCGCTGTACGACCTCGGGTTCCAGAAGAACAGCGCGGAGATCCGTGCGGCGCTGCGCGAGACCCTGGCCGCCGAGCCCGTCGACGGGCTGCTCGTCGGCTGGCCCCAGACCTTCCGCACCGCGCACAACAGCGGCGTGTGGGAGCTCGTGTGGCAGGACGTCCGCCGGGTCGTGCCCGAGGGGCGGCGGTTCGGCAACAGCCACGTCTCGCGCCCCATCTGCTTCCTGGAGCTCGGCGACGACGCCGTACGGCTGTGGCGCGACGTGTGGGCGGACGAGAAGGTGCTGGTCGTCACGGGTCGGGGCTCACGGTTCGACCTCGTCCCGGCGCTGTTCGACGACGTGGCGGCCGTGGACCACCTCTGGACGGTGCCGCGGCACGCCTTCGAGGTGCTGGACGAGCTGGAGGCCGAGATCGTCGCGCGGGCGTCCGACGAGCTGGTGCTGCTCGCGCTGGGGCCCGCCGGGACGATCCTGGCGAGCCGGCTGGCGCGCGCGGGCGTGTGGGCGATCGACGTCGGGCACCTGTCGAACAGCTACCTCAACGTGGTCGACGGCGCGCCGAAGCCCGAGAAGACCCCTGCGGTCCGCCGGGCGGCTCGCCGGTCCTGA
- the acnA gene encoding aconitate hydratase AcnA, producing the protein MSSVDTFGSKGTLEVGENSYEIFRLSAVDGLERLPYSLKILAENLLRTEDGANITADHVRALAGWDPDAQPSTEIQFTPARVIMQDFTGVPCVVDLATMREAVAELGGDPTRINPLAPAEMVIDHSVQIDVAGRPDAFERNVEFEYERNHERYQFLRWGQTAFDDFKVVPPGTGIVHQVNIEYLARTVMTREVSVNGSAPVLRAYPDTCVGTDSHTTMVNGLGVLGWGVGGIEAEAAMLGQPVSMLIPRVVGFKLKGSIPAGVTATDVVLTITQMLRQHGVVGKFVEFYGSGVGQVPLANRATIGNMSPEFGSTAAIFPIDDVTVEYLRLTGRSEEQLALVEAYAKEQGLWLDPESADYVEPVFSEYLELDLATVVPSIAGPKRPQDRIELSNAKSAFARDLPSYAADVIDSVDEAEKESFPASDSPSTHAQVRRTVPVTDSEGKEFELFHGAVAIASITSCTNTSNPSVMLAAALLAKNAVEKGLTSKPWVKTSMAPGSQVVTNYYEKSGLWPYLEKLGFHLVGYGCATCIGNSGPLDEKISEAVQEHDLAVVSVLSGNRNFEGRINPDVKMNYLASPPLVIAYALAGTMEFDFDHDPLGRDDAGNPIFLKDIWPTPDEVQATIEASIDRKMFEDDYADVFAGDDRWRALETPEGDTFAWDGESTYVRKPPYFEGMGAQPSPVSDISGARVLAKLGDSVTTDHISPAGAIKVDSPAGKYLAEHGVARRDFNSYGSRRGNHEVMIRGTFANIRLKNQLLDGVEGGYTFNFVSGEQDTIYDAAQDYAAQGTPLVVLGGKEYGSGSSRDWAAKGTALLGVKAVITESFERIHRSNLIGMGVLPLQFPAGENVESLGLDGTETFDIAGITELNEGTTPETVAVKATKADGSVVEFDAVVRIDTPGEADYYRNGGILQYVLRSLVA; encoded by the coding sequence GTGAGCAGCGTGGACACATTCGGATCCAAGGGAACCCTGGAGGTCGGGGAGAACTCGTACGAGATCTTCCGGCTGTCGGCGGTGGACGGCCTCGAGCGGCTTCCGTACTCGCTCAAGATCCTCGCCGAGAACCTGCTCCGCACCGAGGACGGTGCGAACATCACCGCGGACCACGTCCGCGCCCTCGCCGGCTGGGACCCCGACGCCCAGCCCAGCACCGAGATCCAGTTCACGCCGGCGCGCGTGATCATGCAGGACTTCACCGGCGTCCCCTGCGTCGTCGACCTCGCCACCATGCGCGAGGCCGTCGCCGAGCTCGGCGGCGACCCCACCCGCATCAACCCGCTCGCGCCCGCCGAGATGGTCATCGACCACTCCGTGCAGATCGACGTCGCGGGCCGCCCCGACGCGTTCGAGCGCAACGTCGAGTTCGAGTACGAGCGCAACCACGAGCGCTACCAGTTCCTGCGCTGGGGTCAGACCGCGTTCGACGACTTCAAGGTCGTCCCCCCGGGCACCGGCATCGTGCACCAGGTCAACATCGAGTACCTGGCGCGCACGGTCATGACCCGCGAGGTCTCCGTGAACGGGTCCGCGCCGGTGCTCCGCGCCTACCCCGACACCTGCGTCGGCACCGACTCGCACACCACGATGGTCAACGGCCTGGGCGTGCTCGGCTGGGGCGTCGGCGGCATCGAGGCCGAGGCCGCGATGCTCGGCCAGCCCGTGTCCATGCTCATCCCGCGCGTCGTCGGCTTCAAGCTCAAGGGCTCGATCCCGGCCGGCGTCACCGCGACCGACGTCGTCCTGACGATCACGCAGATGCTGCGCCAGCACGGTGTCGTCGGCAAGTTCGTCGAGTTCTACGGCTCCGGCGTCGGCCAGGTGCCGCTCGCGAACCGCGCCACCATCGGCAACATGTCGCCGGAGTTCGGCTCGACCGCCGCGATCTTCCCGATCGACGACGTCACCGTCGAGTACCTGCGCCTGACCGGCCGGTCCGAGGAGCAGCTCGCGCTCGTCGAGGCGTACGCCAAGGAGCAGGGCCTGTGGCTCGACCCGGAGTCGGCCGACTACGTCGAGCCGGTGTTCTCCGAGTACCTCGAGCTGGACCTGGCGACCGTCGTGCCGTCGATCGCCGGCCCGAAGCGCCCGCAGGACCGCATCGAGCTGTCGAACGCCAAGTCCGCGTTCGCGCGCGACCTGCCGAGCTACGCCGCCGACGTCATCGACTCCGTCGACGAGGCCGAGAAGGAGTCCTTCCCGGCCTCCGACTCGCCGTCGACCCACGCCCAGGTGCGCCGCACCGTCCCGGTGACGGACTCCGAGGGCAAGGAGTTCGAGCTCTTCCACGGCGCCGTCGCGATCGCCTCGATCACGTCGTGCACCAACACCTCGAACCCGTCGGTCATGCTCGCCGCCGCGCTGCTGGCCAAGAACGCGGTGGAGAAGGGCCTCACCTCGAAGCCGTGGGTCAAGACGTCCATGGCCCCGGGCTCGCAGGTCGTCACCAACTACTACGAGAAGTCCGGCCTGTGGCCGTACCTCGAGAAGCTGGGCTTCCACCTGGTCGGCTACGGCTGCGCCACCTGCATCGGCAACTCCGGCCCGCTCGACGAGAAGATCTCCGAGGCGGTCCAGGAGCACGACCTCGCCGTCGTGTCCGTGCTGTCCGGCAACCGCAACTTCGAGGGCCGCATCAACCCGGACGTCAAGATGAACTACCTGGCGTCCCCGCCGCTGGTCATCGCGTACGCCCTGGCCGGCACCATGGAGTTCGACTTCGACCACGACCCGCTGGGCCGTGACGACGCGGGCAACCCCATCTTCCTCAAGGACATCTGGCCGACGCCGGACGAGGTCCAGGCCACCATCGAGGCCTCGATCGACCGCAAGATGTTCGAGGACGACTACGCGGACGTCTTCGCCGGCGACGACCGGTGGCGTGCGCTGGAGACGCCCGAGGGCGACACGTTCGCGTGGGACGGCGAGTCGACCTACGTGCGCAAGCCCCCGTACTTCGAGGGCATGGGTGCGCAGCCGTCGCCGGTCTCGGACATCTCCGGTGCCCGCGTGCTCGCCAAGCTCGGCGACTCCGTCACCACCGACCACATCTCGCCCGCGGGTGCGATCAAGGTCGACAGCCCGGCCGGCAAGTACCTGGCCGAGCACGGCGTGGCGCGTCGTGACTTCAACTCCTACGGCTCGCGCCGTGGCAACCACGAGGTCATGATCCGCGGCACGTTCGCGAACATCCGCCTGAAGAACCAGCTGCTGGACGGCGTCGAGGGTGGCTACACCTTCAACTTCGTCTCCGGCGAGCAGGACACCATCTACGACGCCGCGCAGGACTACGCCGCGCAGGGCACCCCCCTGGTGGTGCTCGGCGGCAAGGAGTACGGCTCCGGCTCGTCCCGCGACTGGGCGGCCAAGGGCACCGCGCTCCTGGGCGTCAAGGCCGTCATCACCGAGTCGTTCGAGCGTATCCACCGCTCGAACCTCATCGGCATGGGCGTCCTGCCGCTGCAGTTCCCGGCCGGCGAGAACGTCGAGTCCCTCGGCCTGGACGGCACCGAGACGTTCGACATCGCGGGCATCACGGAGCTCAACGAGGGCACCACGCCCGAGACCGTCGCGGTGAAGGCCACCAAGGCGGACGGCTCCGTCGTCGAGTTCGACGCCGTGGTGCGCATCGACACCCCGGGCGAGGCGGACTACTACCGCAACGGCGGCATCCTGCAGTACGTGCTCCGTTCGCTCGTCGCCTGA
- a CDS encoding potassium channel family protein — protein sequence MGCGRVGSTLAQTIESNGHSVAVIDQNPDAFRRLPADFSGHRVTGVGFDRDTLKQAGIEDTYGFAAVSDGDNSNVLAARVARETFGIEHVVARIYDPHRAEVFQRLGIPTVATVRWTADQVLRRMLPLGATDEYRDPSGAVRLAEVDYHPGWLGLSVRRIEATTRARVAFLTRYAEGTIVGPDTLLQENDVLHVLMHSDDAPRVERLLTHAPGPEHEERG from the coding sequence ATGGGCTGCGGCCGCGTGGGTTCCACGCTCGCCCAGACGATCGAGTCGAACGGTCACTCGGTGGCCGTGATCGACCAGAACCCGGACGCGTTCCGACGGCTGCCCGCGGACTTCAGCGGGCACCGGGTCACCGGCGTCGGGTTCGACCGGGACACCCTCAAGCAGGCGGGTATCGAGGACACCTACGGGTTCGCCGCGGTGTCCGACGGCGACAACTCGAACGTGCTCGCGGCCCGGGTGGCGCGCGAGACGTTCGGGATCGAGCACGTCGTGGCCCGCATCTACGACCCGCACCGGGCGGAGGTGTTCCAGCGGCTCGGCATCCCGACGGTGGCGACCGTCCGCTGGACGGCCGACCAGGTGCTGCGCCGGATGCTGCCGCTGGGCGCCACGGACGAGTACCGCGACCCGTCGGGCGCGGTCCGGCTCGCGGAGGTGGACTACCACCCCGGTTGGCTGGGCCTGTCCGTGCGCCGCATCGAGGCGACCACGCGCGCCCGGGTGGCGTTCCTCACCCGGTACGCGGAGGGCACGATCGTCGGCCCCGACACCCTGCTCCAGGAGAACGACGTGCTGCACGTGCTGATGCACAGCGACGACGCCCCGCGCGTGGAGCGGCTGCTCACCCACGCCCCTGGTCCCGAGCACGAGGAGCGCGGCTGA
- a CDS encoding DUF5701 family protein, which yields MAETSLRTDPTTTASAPPDLPPLTDQAERLVDLGLVPTDPADGTLDAATLRRRAADLTGSGAPGALLVVHPRHLPPSALAPHLLRTVRTRGGEVERPGFVVEDMTDVDAFAPVPDLDLPDADVWAVLAPDRGDDLANASPEEAVVALAARSRTPLTLGEGAQWVLQSPGVLEPGRCFMTIGSRVRRADGSDDARTPALWISGGTGRDGAGRRGAAKIGWCWWRNRHTWLGFASAAARRA from the coding sequence ATGGCCGAGACGTCCCTGCGCACCGACCCGACCACCACCGCCTCCGCACCCCCCGACCTGCCGCCCCTGACCGACCAGGCCGAACGGCTGGTCGACCTGGGGCTCGTCCCCACCGACCCCGCCGACGGCACCCTCGACGCCGCGACGCTGCGCCGGCGGGCCGCCGACCTGACCGGCTCCGGGGCGCCCGGCGCCCTGCTGGTCGTGCACCCGCGGCACCTGCCGCCCTCGGCGCTCGCCCCCCACCTGCTGCGCACCGTGCGCACGCGCGGCGGCGAGGTGGAGCGCCCCGGGTTCGTCGTCGAGGACATGACGGACGTCGACGCGTTCGCTCCCGTCCCCGACCTCGACCTGCCCGACGCCGACGTCTGGGCCGTGCTCGCCCCCGACCGCGGCGACGACCTGGCGAACGCCTCCCCCGAGGAGGCCGTCGTGGCGCTCGCCGCCCGGTCGCGCACACCCCTGACGCTCGGCGAGGGCGCCCAGTGGGTGCTCCAGTCCCCCGGCGTGCTGGAGCCCGGCCGCTGCTTCATGACGATCGGGTCCCGCGTGCGGCGCGCCGACGGGAGCGACGACGCCCGCACGCCCGCGCTGTGGATCTCCGGCGGCACGGGACGCGACGGCGCCGGGCGCCGCGGCGCGGCGAAGATCGGCTGGTGCTGGTGGCGCAACCGTCACACCTGGCTCGGTTTCGCGTCCGCCGCGGCGCGCCGGGCCTGA
- a CDS encoding M14 family zinc carboxypeptidase produces MRPTRATAALALPALVLPLALATAAPAAADPVPGGPWVCGAQPISLAGLTSNDELAAELARLAARHPGIVEVEEIGRSVEGRPLEAVTVGDGPRTLLVLTQVHGDEPMGTEAVLQLLKAAAAPTPAGAALREGVTIVAVPRINPDGWERYQDRDFADGLDPRRNANDIDLNRAFGPTTVDLALAPEAVAVQDLVEATEPDLVLDYHHQVSYTTEGTDDLVTMSVLWGTHPDVAPDVADDGRRAVAVIGDSLARSGHAEVTLYPRSDTATTARNGLSLDGYPTVLVEQRGQQEVGQKGHGALVREALVSMRAVADSLADGSFDAVSPGDADLLPERGDRVRENC; encoded by the coding sequence GTGCGACCCACCCGTGCCACGGCCGCCCTGGCCCTGCCCGCCCTCGTCCTGCCCCTCGCGCTCGCCACGGCCGCACCGGCGGCCGCCGACCCCGTCCCCGGTGGCCCGTGGGTGTGCGGGGCCCAGCCGATCTCCCTGGCGGGGCTGACGAGCAACGACGAGCTCGCCGCCGAGCTCGCCCGGCTCGCCGCCCGCCACCCCGGCATCGTCGAGGTGGAGGAGATCGGCCGGTCGGTGGAGGGCCGGCCGCTGGAGGCCGTCACCGTGGGCGACGGCCCGCGCACCCTGCTGGTGCTGACGCAGGTGCACGGCGACGAGCCGATGGGCACCGAGGCCGTCCTGCAGCTCCTCAAGGCGGCCGCCGCCCCCACGCCCGCCGGTGCAGCGCTGCGCGAGGGCGTGACGATCGTCGCGGTGCCGCGCATCAACCCGGACGGCTGGGAGAGGTACCAGGACCGCGACTTCGCCGACGGGCTGGACCCGCGCCGCAACGCGAACGACATCGATCTCAACCGGGCGTTCGGCCCGACGACCGTCGACCTCGCCCTCGCGCCCGAGGCCGTCGCGGTGCAGGACCTCGTGGAGGCCACCGAGCCGGACCTCGTCCTCGACTACCACCACCAGGTGAGCTACACGACCGAGGGCACCGACGACCTGGTGACGATGTCCGTGCTGTGGGGCACCCACCCCGACGTGGCCCCGGACGTCGCCGACGACGGTCGCCGCGCCGTCGCCGTCATCGGGGACTCCCTGGCGCGCAGCGGGCACGCCGAGGTCACGCTGTACCCGCGCAGCGACACGGCCACCACGGCCCGCAACGGCCTCTCGCTCGACGGCTACCCGACGGTGCTCGTGGAGCAGCGCGGCCAGCAGGAGGTCGGGCAGAAGGGCCACGGTGCGCTGGTGCGCGAGGCGCTCGTGAGCATGCGGGCGGTCGCGGACTCGCTGGCCGACGGCTCGTTCGACGCCGTCTCCCCCGGCGACGCCGACCTCCTGCCCGAGCGGGGCGACCGGGTCCGCGAGAACTGCTGA